The following coding sequences lie in one Kryptolebias marmoratus isolate JLee-2015 linkage group LG5, ASM164957v2, whole genome shotgun sequence genomic window:
- the LOC108238718 gene encoding T-cell ecto-ADP-ribosyltransferase 1-like: MLIFTPLCFHLCWMLTMDLMLITCSARTIQLNMVEDSVDDMYDGCRDTMKTILDQNFTSEQSFDDWTASKNCANSKLDEIHPEDMALTKDHLQAICMYTANSYKDINDNVREQRPNYGGLFKFHTLHFFLTTAIQILNPNGQCYTSYRRTPDNYEGQINQRIRFGYFASSSNDSDLTQFGQKTCFKIRTCLGADLKHYSTFDEAENEILIPPYETFTIKKKILKSEKPDGLGDCQLVYVLEHAGSKSNLNCKLIEKFQGPSRAHG, from the exons ATGCTGATCTTCACTCCGCTTTGTTTCCACCTGTGCTGGATGCTGACCATGGACCTCATGCTG atCACTTGCAGTGCCAGAACCATCCAGTTGAACATGGTTGAAGATTCTGTTGACGACATGTACGATGGCTGCCGTGACACAATGAAGACCATCCTCGACCAGAACTTCACCAGCGAACAAAGTTTTGACGACTGGACAGCAAGTAAAAACTGCGCAAATTCAAAGTTGGATGAAATACATCCAGAAGACATGGCTCTGACCAAAGACCACCTGCAGGCGATCTGTATGTACACAGCTAACAGTTATAAAGACATCAATGATAATGTCAGGGAACAAAGGCCAAATTATGGTGGATTATTCAAGTTCCACACTTTACATTTCTTTCTGACTACAGCCATACAAATCCTGAATCCTAATGGCCAATGTTACACTTCCTATAGACGGACTCCAGATAATTATGAAGGTCAAATCAACCAAAGAATCCGGTTTGGCTACTTTGCTTCCAGCTCCAATGATTCTGACTTAACTCAGTTTGGTCAGAAGACCTGCTTTAAAATTAGAACCTGTTTAGGTGCAGATTTGAAACATTATTCAACATTTGATGAAGCTGAGAATGAAATTCTGATCCCACCATATGAGACAttcaccataaaaaaaaaaatcctaaaaagtgAAAAACCTGATGGTCTGGGAGACTGTCAGCTGGTTTATGTCTTGGAGCATGCAGGGAGTAAGAGCAATCTGAACTGTAAACTGATTGAAAAGTTCCAAG